CGGCAGGCCGAGCCCGACCTTGCGATGCGGATGCTTGCGTCCGTCGCTGTAAAACGGATCAATCGCTTTCGCCTGTGTTTCGCTGTTCATTCCTCTGCCGTTATCTTTTACCTCAAACTCCATCATCTCCGCATCTTCACGGACAGTCAGTTCAATTTCTGAGGCATCCGCTTCAACAGAATTCTGTACAATATCTGTTATTAGATCGCAAAGTGTTGCGTGCATACCATTTACAATTGTTGATTTCCGACTGCCAGTTTTCATGCATCACGGAATACACAGAATACACTGAACTTATTTTTGTGAATCTTTGTGTTTTTCGTGGTTAAATTTCTTGCTGCGTTTTCTGTGTATTCCGTGGTTAAAAATCAGTTCTTAAAACGGTCGATAATCTTCTTTAATTGTGTCGTTTTAAGATTACCGAATACCTCGCCGTTTACCGTCATCACCGGTGCAAGGCCGCAGCAGCCGATACACCGTACCGCTTCCATCGAAAACTCACCGTCCGGCGTCACGGTGTTCAATCCGACACCGAGAATGCGCTCCAGCTCCAGAATCAAATCTTCGCCGCCTTTAAGATAGCAGGCGGTTCCCATACATACGGCAATCCGGTTGCGGCCCGGCTTGGTCAGTTTGAACAGATGATAAAACGTAATCACGCCATAAATTTTTGCCACCGGAATATCCAGCATATCAGCAACCTGAAACGCGATTTTGCGCGGGATATATCCGAAATGCTCCTGCACCTGGTGCAGAACCATAATCAGGTTTCCCTCTTTGTTTTTCCACTCATTGATGAAGTTCACCAGCTCCGCCGGCAATTTATTTTCTGCCATGATTTCCTCCAAAATTGAAAGCCGACAAGAATACTGTTCTATGAATTTTCATCAAATTAATTGTGAAATAACCATCTCTTTGTATTAAATATAGATAATAATAATCACATTAAAAATTATTAGACACAGTATATATGTCATAAAAATAACAAAAATAACGATGTGAATAAGATAAATCCTAAAAATATTTTCGATTTAATTTGACGATAAGACTGCACTCTTATCTGAAATTATCGTTCGTATAACCTCACGCGGTACGCTGGTTGAGATCAGTCGTCCTTATATATTCTCCGGTGTGTTATCTTTGAGTTGCTTGCGATGACACTGCGGTTGTTGAAGGGGCTCACCGGGGCATTCACGTTCATCAGTGCGATGCCTGAACTCGGTCAGATCGGTAATAATCAGGCCGCGGCGCTGGCCGGATTAGCGCCGCAAAATCGTGACAGCGGAGAGTTCCGCGGCCAGCGTCATATCCATGGCGGTCGCGCAGAAGTGCGGCGCGCACTCTACATGTGTGCCATGAGTGCGCGGCGCAGCAATCCGATCCTGAAAGAGTTTTATAAACAGCTTATCGCCAATGGAAAGAAGAAGAAAGTAGCGCTCATTGCAGTGGCACGCAAATTAATCGTACCGGTGAACCGGCTGCTTGCAGACCCCGGGTTCCAGCTCTCATAACTTTTTCAACAAACACTGTTGCCATAAGGTTGCGATTTTTTCAGCCCAACCGTTCATGTGGCGCTTTTCTATTCAATGCATTACCGCAGAGTTCTTTCTTATTTCGCTTGGAGTTTGGTTTGTTTGTAATTTTAACATTTTAATGAGATGTTGCGGACTGGAAAACCCCGTATCGGTAGCAATCACTTTAATAGGGAGATTGGTTGTGCGGAGAAGTCCAATTGTTGCATACAGCCGGATATTGAGCTGGAGCTTCATCGGAGTAATTCCATATTTTTCCTTAAATGCTCTGGAGAGGTAATTCGCAGAAAGTCCAACAGCCTTTGCCAAAGATGTCAATGTGAGAAGTCCGGCGGTGTCCGCTTTTATTAAATGATGTGCACGAACAAGAGCGTCAGGCGCATTCGTCCTGTCTGTAATAGCCAGATGATCTTCCAGCAGTGATAAAAGTTGCGTTAATCCATGCTGCAGACGAAAGGGCCTTTCTTCTCCGATACATCCGTGGGCAATATCATTAAATGCGTGGACAATCGCGCTATGAAGAATTTCAGGAATATCCCATCCGGTTACTGGCACTTTGCAGCGTCTGCCGAACCAGGCATTTAATACGTCTTCCCACGGGCGAGTGCAAATTTTCCCGTTCTGATCTCTCAATTCGAAAACCACCTCATTTCGAGTGGTCGTTTCGTCAGGAAGACCGTCAAAAGAGTGCGGTTCATCCGGTCCGACTAAAAGTATCATTCCTTTTTTTACCGGCAGCGTTAAGTTATTCAGGAGAATTGAACCGCTGCCATTTTGAAAAAAAACAAAATAGTAGAATGATTTCGCACAGATGATTCGCTGCC
The Kiritimatiellales bacterium DNA segment above includes these coding regions:
- a CDS encoding NAD(P)H-dependent oxidoreductase subunit E, with protein sequence MAENKLPAELVNFINEWKNKEGNLIMVLHQVQEHFGYIPRKIAFQVADMLDIPVAKIYGVITFYHLFKLTKPGRNRIAVCMGTACYLKGGEDLILELERILGVGLNTVTPDGEFSMEAVRCIGCCGLAPVMTVNGEVFGNLKTTQLKKIIDRFKN
- a CDS encoding transposase, producing the protein MTLRLLKGLTGAFTFISAMPELGQIGNNQAAALAGLAPQNRDSGEFRGQRHIHGGRAEVRRALYMCAMSARRSNPILKEFYKQLIANGKKKKVALIAVARKLIVPVNRLLADPGFQLS
- a CDS encoding AraC family transcriptional regulator, whose amino-acid sequence is MKIQFVSGGSLLINSAPNTVPAWPGVMLDQTWYFPVILRSAINRKVTYPSAHQRRQRIICAKSFYYFVFFQNGSGSILLNNLTLPVKKGMILLVGPDEPHSFDGLPDETTTRNEVVFELRDQNGKICTRPWEDVLNAWFGRRCKVPVTGWDIPEILHSAIVHAFNDIAHGCIGEERPFRLQHGLTQLLSLLEDHLAITDRTNAPDALVRAHHLIKADTAGLLTLTSLAKAVGLSANYLSRAFKEKYGITPMKLQLNIRLYATIGLLRTTNLPIKVIATDTGFSSPQHLIKMLKLQTNQTPSEIRKNSAVMH